The DNA region AGCGGATGCCGCGTTCGGTCAGCATCATCTCGGTCTTCAAGAGCTCCAGCTGCAGCCGGATCGGCCGCAACTCCTCGCGGCAGAGGAAATCCTCGTCGACATAGGCGAGGCGATAGGCCGGCGACAACGTCTGCGGCGTCTTCGGCACGGCTTCGGCGCGCTGCCTGTCGGTCGAGCTGCTCTTCAACGGGTCCCATACGCCATCCTTGCGCCGCGAACCGCCGTTTCGTCCCTTTGCCATGTCGAAATGCCTTTCAGTATTGCCGGCCGTGAAACCGGATATGTCGCTATAACGCCTTGAAACCAGGTATGATCTTGTTCGAAAAATCATTCCGTTCTACGGGTGCATGCTGTAGAGCAGGACAAACCCACGCCGATCGCATCTCCGGAGACTCCGCCGTCTCCACGATAAAGATCGAAGTTTAAGGAATTCTCATGAGCGCCACCGACCTCGCATCCCTGGAAAAGACCATCGAAGCTGCCTTCGACAATCGCGACAATGTGAACGTGTCGACGAAGGGCGAGGTCCGTGATGCGGTCGAAGCGGCGCTCGATCTGCTCGATTCCGGCAAGGCCCGCGTCGCGACCCGCGGCGCCGACGGCGCCTGGACGGTCAATCAGTGGCTGAAAAAGGCGGTGCTCTTGTCCTTCCGCCTCAACGACATGGAGGTGGTCAAGGGCGGCTCCGGCAACTCCACCTGGTGGGACAAGGTTCCCTCGAAGTTCGAGAATTGGGGCGAAAACCAGTTCCGCGCCGCGGGCTTCCGCGCCGTGCCGAATTGCGTCGTGCGCCGCTCGGCCTATATCGCCCCGAATGCGATCCTGATGCCCTCCTTCGTCAATCTCGGCGCCTATGTCGGCGAAGGCACGATGGTCGACACATGGGCGACGGTCGGCTCCTGCGCGCAGATCGGCAAACACGTGCATCTCTCCGGCGGCGTCGGCATCGGCGGCGTGCTCGAACCGATGCAGGCCGGCCCGACCATCATCGAGGACAATTGCTTCATCGGCGCCCGTTCCGAAGTGGTCGAAGGCTGCATCATCCGCGAAGGCTCGGTGCTCGGCATGGGCGTCTATATCGGCAAGTCGACCAAGATCGTCGATCGCGCCACCGGCGAGGTGATGTACGGCGAGGTGCCGCCCTATTCGGTCGTCGTCGCCGGCTCGATGGCCTCGGCCAATGCGACGATGGCAAACGGCCAGCCGGCGCCACACCTCTACTGCGCCGTCATCGTCAAGCGCGTCGACGAACAGACCCGCTCAAAGACCGGTATCAACGAGCTGCTCAGAGATTGATGACACCGGGGCATTGATCCGGTAAACAGGCGACGTCTTTTTGGGCGAGGCGGCCTCGCCTTGCCATGTCTTTGCCATTCCCGCCGGATAGTTCGACCGCCATGACCGCTACCGATCCCGTCGCCAATCTGCAGACGCTGATTCGCTGCCCCTCCGTCACACCAGCCGAAGGCGGCGCGCTGACGGCGTTGGAAGCGATGCTCGCACCGCTCGGCTTCAACGTCGACAAAGTGAAGGCGAGCGAAGAGGGAACACCCGACATCGAGAACCTCTATGCCCGCCTCGGCGGCGACGGACCGCATCTGATGTTTGCCGGCCATACCGATGTCGTGCCGGTTGGCGATGAAGCTGCCTGGACGCACCCGCCTTTTGCCGCGGAGATATCAAAGGGCGAGCTCTTCGGACGCGGCGCCGTCGACATGAAGGGCGGCATCGCCTGTTTCGTCGCCGCCGTCGCCCGCCATATCGAAAAACACGGGCCGCCGGCCGGCTCGGTCTCTTTCCTGATCACCGGCGACGAAGAAGGCCCGGCGATCAACGGCACGATCAAACTGCTGCAATGGGCGGCGGAGCGCGGCGAACGCTGGGACGCCTGCCTTGTGGGAGAACCGACCAATCCGGACCGGCTCGGCGACATGATCAAGATCGGCCGGCGCGGCTCGCTGTCGGGCAGGATCATCGTACACGGCGTTCAGGGCCATGCCGCCTACCCGCACCTTGCCGACAATCCGGTGCGCGGCATGCTGCAGCTGACGCAGGCGCTGATGGATCCGCCTTTCGACGGCGGCACCGACGATTTCCAGCCGTCGAACCTCGAAGTGACGACGGTCGATGTCGGCAATCCTGCGACGAACGTCATTCCGGCCAAGGCATCGGCAAGCTTCAACATCCGCTTCAACGACAGCTGGACCGTCGAAACGCTGCGCGCCGAAATCCTGCGCCGACTCGAAGCCGCCGCCGGCCATGGCCAGTTGCGTCCGGGCCGCGAGCCGGTCAGATACGATATCGTCTGGGCCGACCGGCCAAGCCATGTCTTCCTGACCCGCAACAACGCCCTGATCGCTTCGCTGTCGTCTGCCGTCGAAAGTGTGGCCGGCCGGTCCCCGGCGCTTTCGACCACCGGCGGCACGTCGGATGCGCGCTTCATCAAGGACTATTGCCCGGTCGTCGAGTTCGGCTTGGTCGGCCAGACGATGCACATGGTCGACGAACGCGTCACTGTTGCCGATCTGGAGACGCTGACGGCGATCTACGAGACTTTCATCGACCGCTGGTTCGCCCATGCCGGGTCTTAGGGAAGTCCAGTATTACCTGGCCGGCCTCTGGCTGCTGATCCGGATGGATCCGCGCGGCTTCCGCTTCCTCGATCTGTCGGAGCGCGGCGTCAACCGATCGTTTTGGGCAATGGCCTGGTGCCTGCCGCCGATGGGCATTTCCTGGCTCTGGTGGCGACAGGCCTTCCTGCGGTCGATGCCGCCGGAGGCCGATGTCGACTTTGCCTTCTACATCAGGCTCGGCCTCGTCGAGGTCGCCAACTGGTTCGTGCCGCTGGTCTTTGCCGGACTGCTGCTGCTTGCCTTCCGCATGGGCGAGCGCTTCGCCCCCGTCGTCGTCAGCGTCAACTGGCTCGGCGTACCGCTCTCCTATATCAACGGTCTGCTGCTGGCTCTGGTGTTCTTCCTGCCCGGCACCGTCGGCCTCGTCTCGCTGCTGCTGCTCGCCTTCATGCTGGCGCAAGTCTTCGCTTTGGCGCGCATTCTCAGAATGATCTGCCACGATCACGCGCTGATGGTCGGGGCGCTGACGCTGGTGCTGCTGGTGCCGTCGATGATCCTTTCGGAATATCTGCAGCACTTCCTCGGCATTTATCCGGCCTGACCAGCCTCGGCGGAGGCTTTACGACAGATCATCGTCGTTTTCATCGGCGGGCCTGCGCCGGTCGGTGATCACCTCGGGATAATCCACCTGCATGAAATAGAGCCCTTCGGGCGGCGCCACCGGGCCGCAGGCCTTGCGGTCGCGCGCCTCCAGCGCTGCCTGCACATCTTCGGGCGTCCATTTGCCTTCGCCGGCGAGCTTCAGCGTGCCGGCGAAGGAACGGATCTGGTTGTGGAGGAAGCTCTGCGCGGTGGCGCGGATTTCAATCAGTTCGCCGCTGCGCGTCACATCAAGCCGGTCGAGCGTGCGCACCGGGCTGTTCGCCTGACAATGGGCGGAGCGGAAGGTGGAGAAGTCATGCCGGCCGACCAGCTTCTGGGCGGCGGCGTGCATGACTTCGTGATCGAGCGCCTTCGGCACCCACCAGGCCTTGCCGGCTTCGAGCGCCAGCGGCGCCCGGCGGCTGACGATGCGATAGAGGTAATGGCGCCGCAGCGCCGAAAAGCGGGCATCGAAAAAATCGGGAACCGCCTCGACGTCGAGAATGGAGACACGCTCGCCGGCAAGCCTCAGATGCGCATTCAACGCGTTCTGCAGCTTGTAAGGCGACCAGGCCTTGGAAAGATCGGCATGGATCACCTGTCCCATGGCATGGACGCCGGAATCGGTGCGGCCGGCGCCGCGGATCGACACGGTCTCGCCGGTCAGCGACAGTACTGCCGCCTCAATCGCCCCCTGCACCGAGGGCCCATTCTCCTGCCGCTGCCAGCCGACATAGGAGCCGCCGTCATATTCGACGGTCATGCGGAAACGCGGCATCAGGAAAGCCTCGTGCCCGCCGCAAGCGGCGTGCCCCTGAGGAAATCGGCCGCGGCGAGCGGCTTGCCGCCTGCTTTTTGCAGCCGTGTCAGCCGCACTGCGCCAGAGGCGCAGGCGACGACCAGATCGTCGGTCAGCAACTGTCCGGCCGTCCCCTGCCCCTCAGCCAGCTCTGAGCCCAGGACCTTCACCCGTTCAGGCCTGCCGCCGATCTCAAGCTCGAACCAGGCGCCCGGAAACGGCGCCAAACCGCGGATATGGTTGTGCACATCCCGCGCCTGCCTGGCGAAGTCGATGCGCGTCTCGGCCTTGTCGATCTTGGCGGCATAAAGCACGCCGTCTTCCGGCTGAGGCGTCAGTGGCAGGTCGTTCATTTCAAGCTTCACCATGGCTTCCGCCATCGCCTTGGCGCCGACCTGCATCAGTCGGTCGTGCAGTTCGCCTGCCGTCATGTTCGGGCCAATCTCGACCTCGCGGGTCAGCGCGACAGCGCCGGTGTCGAGCCCCTTGTCCATCTTCATCACCATCATTCCGGTCTTTGCATCGCCGGCCATGATCGCCCGCTGGATCGGTGCGGCACCCCGCCAGCGCGGCAGCAGCGAGGCATGGCCGTTATAGCAGCCCTCGCGGGTGCCGTTCAAAACCGCCTCCGGCAGCAGCAGCCCGTAGGCGACGACAACGGCGACATCGGCCTTGAACGCGGCAAACTTCTCGTGCTCCTCTGGATCCTTGAAATTGACCGGCGTGAAGACCGGCAGACCGAGCAGTTCGGCCGCCTGATGCACCGGCGATTTCTGCAGATCGAGCCCGCGCCGGCCCCCCGGCCGCGGCGGCTGCGTATAGACGGCGACGATGCTATGGCCGGCATCGACGAGCAGGCGCAGGGTCGGAACCGAGAACTCCGGGGTTCCCATGAAGATGATGCGAAGAGACATTTTATCTCGCCAGTTGAGGATCAGCCGTCTTCAAACGGGTTTACGAGCTTGAGATCAAGCCCCTCGAAATCTCTGGTCCTGCGGGTGGCGAGCAGTGCGCCGTTCCCGACCAATTCTCATTGCGTTATCAGAGCGCCTTGGATTTCGCAGCCTTGGTGAACTTCTTGATCACCATCTCCCGCTTCAGCCGCGAGATATGGTCGATGAAAAGCACGCCGTTCAAGTGGTCGATCTCGTGCTGCAGGCAGGTGGCGAGCAGCCCGTCGGCTTCCACTGTCTGTTCCTTGCCGTTGCGGTCGAGATACTTGACCGAGACGGCAGCCGGCCGCTCGACCTCGGCATAATAATCAGGAATCGACAGGCAGCCTTCCTCATAGACTGAGCGCTCGTCGGACGATTTGACGATCTCCGGATTGATGAAGACCTGCGGCTGCTTTTCCTCGCCCTCGCGGGAGACGTCGATGACCAGCATGCGGCGCGGCACGCCGATCTGGATTGCGGCAAGGCCGATGCCCGGCGCGTCGTACATGGTTTCCAGCATGTCGTCGGCAAGGCGCTGCAGGTCGGCATCCACACGCTCGATCGGCTTGGAGAGCTGACGAAGAACGGGGTCGGGAAGAATGATGAGTGGCTTGATGGTCATGGGCGTTCCCATAACCCATCTTTTCCCGCTATGGAATTATCCGGCGCGCGGGGAAGGCGCTTTTTTGCATCCCCGCCCGGAATTTCGCCATATTCGCCTCACGCCACCCGGCGAGCCGCGACGACGGCAGGGCCTTCCGAGCGGGCGCGGAAGCGGCGCAGCAATTCGATCAATTGGTCCACCTCGTCCTTGAGGCGACCGGTTTCCGCCGACGTGCGCTCAACCATGCCGGAATTCTGCTGGGTGATCTCGCCCATGCTGCGGATTGCCACGCTGACCTCGTTGACGCCGGTCGCCTGATCGCGAGCGGCGGCGGCGATATCGGCGACGAAGCGGTTGATGATGTCGATGCGGCCGATCATGTCGTTCAGCGCTTCGCCAGTGCTGGAGACGATGCCGACACCCTCATTGACCTGGGTCGAGCTCTGCGAGATCAGGTTCTTGATCTCCTTGGCAGCCTCGGCCGTGCGCTGGGCAAGTTGGCGCACTTCCTGGGCGACAACGGCAAAACCCTTGCCGGCATCGCCGGCGCGCGCTGCCTCGACGCCGGCGTTCAGCGCCAGAAGATTGGTCTGGAAGGCGATTTCGTCGATGACGCCGATGATCTTGGAAATCTCCGTCGAGGATTTCTCGATGCCGGCCATCGCCGAAACGGCGCTGGTGACGAGCTCACCCGAATTCTTCGCCTTCTGCTGCGTCTCGCGTACGG from Rhizobium sp. NLR16a includes:
- the def gene encoding peptide deformylase, producing the protein MTIKPLIILPDPVLRQLSKPIERVDADLQRLADDMLETMYDAPGIGLAAIQIGVPRRMLVIDVSREGEEKQPQVFINPEIVKSSDERSVYEEGCLSIPDYYAEVERPAAVSVKYLDRNGKEQTVEADGLLATCLQHEIDHLNGVLFIDHISRLKREMVIKKFTKAAKSKAL
- the truA gene encoding tRNA pseudouridine(38-40) synthase TruA, yielding MPRFRMTVEYDGGSYVGWQRQENGPSVQGAIEAAVLSLTGETVSIRGAGRTDSGVHAMGQVIHADLSKAWSPYKLQNALNAHLRLAGERVSILDVEAVPDFFDARFSALRRHYLYRIVSRRAPLALEAGKAWWVPKALDHEVMHAAAQKLVGRHDFSTFRSAHCQANSPVRTLDRLDVTRSGELIEIRATAQSFLHNQIRSFAGTLKLAGEGKWTPEDVQAALEARDRKACGPVAPPEGLYFMQVDYPEVITDRRRPADENDDDLS
- the dapD gene encoding 2,3,4,5-tetrahydropyridine-2,6-dicarboxylate N-succinyltransferase, with product MSATDLASLEKTIEAAFDNRDNVNVSTKGEVRDAVEAALDLLDSGKARVATRGADGAWTVNQWLKKAVLLSFRLNDMEVVKGGSGNSTWWDKVPSKFENWGENQFRAAGFRAVPNCVVRRSAYIAPNAILMPSFVNLGAYVGEGTMVDTWATVGSCAQIGKHVHLSGGVGIGGVLEPMQAGPTIIEDNCFIGARSEVVEGCIIREGSVLGMGVYIGKSTKIVDRATGEVMYGEVPPYSVVVAGSMASANATMANGQPAPHLYCAVIVKRVDEQTRSKTGINELLRD
- the fmt gene encoding methionyl-tRNA formyltransferase produces the protein MSLRIIFMGTPEFSVPTLRLLVDAGHSIVAVYTQPPRPGGRRGLDLQKSPVHQAAELLGLPVFTPVNFKDPEEHEKFAAFKADVAVVVAYGLLLPEAVLNGTREGCYNGHASLLPRWRGAAPIQRAIMAGDAKTGMMVMKMDKGLDTGAVALTREVEIGPNMTAGELHDRLMQVGAKAMAEAMVKLEMNDLPLTPQPEDGVLYAAKIDKAETRIDFARQARDVHNHIRGLAPFPGAWFELEIGGRPERVKVLGSELAEGQGTAGQLLTDDLVVACASGAVRLTRLQKAGGKPLAAADFLRGTPLAAGTRLS
- the dapE gene encoding succinyl-diaminopimelate desuccinylase, with protein sequence MTATDPVANLQTLIRCPSVTPAEGGALTALEAMLAPLGFNVDKVKASEEGTPDIENLYARLGGDGPHLMFAGHTDVVPVGDEAAWTHPPFAAEISKGELFGRGAVDMKGGIACFVAAVARHIEKHGPPAGSVSFLITGDEEGPAINGTIKLLQWAAERGERWDACLVGEPTNPDRLGDMIKIGRRGSLSGRIIVHGVQGHAAYPHLADNPVRGMLQLTQALMDPPFDGGTDDFQPSNLEVTTVDVGNPATNVIPAKASASFNIRFNDSWTVETLRAEILRRLEAAAGHGQLRPGREPVRYDIVWADRPSHVFLTRNNALIASLSSAVESVAGRSPALSTTGGTSDARFIKDYCPVVEFGLVGQTMHMVDERVTVADLETLTAIYETFIDRWFAHAGS